In Borreliella burgdorferi B31, the sequence AAGATTGTCTCAAGAACGGACTTGTTCTTGAGAGTTCTGACCGCAATGTTAGTGAATTTGAACTTGCTAGGTTAAAGGTACAACTTAAAGATGCTCTGCTTAATTGTATTATAAGCTACCGTTTTCATGGGATTGGCTATGTTTTAGTGAAAACCAAAGATACCCTAATAGATCTCGAACAGCCCGTTAATATAGAATTACCTATTGGTTTTGAATACCTTGATTATGAATATGTAAGAGATTTGGGAGTTGATTTTGATCATATAACCTATAAAGTAAAATCCAATAATAAAAACAATTCTTTAGATGCAGTTAAAATACATAAAAGTCGACTTATCATATATGAAAACTTTGATTATATCTTAAAAAGATATGTTCCGTGCTAAACCGAAAGCTTTTTGCTAGATATTTATTTATTTGAAAAGATATACGTAGAAATAGAAAGACGTATTGAAAACCACAATTTTTTGTTTTACAAAGATGAATCTTTAGTACAACTACAAGACGCACTGTCTAGCGCAACAACTTCTTTAAGTGCACTTACTCAGAGCAATAATGATAGGGGAAGTGGCCTTTTATCTTCTTTTTTGAGAAAACAAAATTCAAACAATCATAGTAAAGATATTTCTAATTTAAGAACCCTTAATGACTCATTATCACAGGAGCTTGCTAGGCTAAAAAGCAATCTAAATAATGAGGGAATGTTTTATACGGCCACCCCTAGTGCTAGTTTAGAGGTTATTAAATACGACCTTAGTTACTTAAAAAGGAGGCTTTAGCATTAATTAAGGCAAAAATTGGTGCAGATACTAAAGAACCCTTAACCAGAAGTATTAATGAGCAGGCTAAAGGGCTAGGAAATGATGGTAAAGGGGATAGGAGTAATTATTACGATTTTCTCAAAGGTGTACAAGAACAAGTTGAGAACTCTTGTAATTTAAAACTTACAAAGTATTTTGGGCTTGATATGAAATTTAATTCGCTGATTATGTTAAGTGAAGAACAAAAAGTGGAAAGAGATATAAAGCTAATTGAGCTTTACAGTAAATATAACCAGCTTATACAAAGTAGCTCCTTTGATAATGAGGAGTTAGCGATTTTAAAAGAGAAATTATTCTCATTTTGAGAAAAGGAGTTAAAAGATGCCTGAGAAAGAAGAAAAAGAAGACCTGCAAGCACAAGATAAAGAAGAGCAGCAAAATAAGGCTGATACTAAAGTTATAAGTGCGCAGGAATTTGAAGAGTACATGCGTTTTAAAGAGCAGGCAAATAGTAAATCTAAAGAGACAAGTCGAGATTTAAGTATAAATGAACGAATAACAAAAGAACTTACAGAAGTTGAAGAGCGGGAGCGTATTGAAAAGCAATTGTTACTAGAGGCTGAGCGAATTAATGAAATTGATACACTTGCAAAAACACATCTTAGCAATCATTTTAACAAAGAGGTGCTACTTGCAAAAGGACATACATTAAAAGACATTATGCAAGCACAACGTAGAGAACTTGTACGCAAGTTCGTTCCAATTGAGCAAATTAAAGCTATTGCCAAAGTATCAGACATAAGTCATATCGATGGAGAGATATTAGAGCAACTTGTTTCTTTAGCAAAAGTGAATATTAAATTAAGAAAAAATGCGAGTAGCAATTCTTCTTCTGTTGACTCTATTAAGGGGAATATTGCTATTAAGTCAGAAGAAAGAGCAAGTTTGCTTAATTCTAATTTTGTGCCTATTAATTTCACAGAATTTGTACAAGCGATAAGTAATACTTACAAGCAAAGACGAATTCAATTTTATGAAAATCTAAAAAGACATAAAAGAACAAGTATTGCTTAAAGGAGTTTTTAATGAGCGATGGTATTACAAAAATAAAAGAAGAGTTTGATAAAAAAGTTGCAGAAATTAAAGCATTAATGAAAAATCCTCAGCAAGATGCTGGTTTGCTTAGTAATTCTATAGATTTTAGAGATAAAAATCTAATTTACTCCAATTCGGATGGAGTTTTTACTAGTAGTAAAGACAAAATAGAAAATTATCCTGCTAAAGGGTATCCATACAAGCGTGGCGTCAAGCTTAGTTTTAGTGCAGATGGTACAACAGAACTAGAAGTTGAGGCTGGTGGTGGGGATGACTTGTACGGAATATGCACTGATATAGATGAGTTTACTGGCATGGCAACTGTAGTTCCAATTACAAATAACTTCACAGGGTATTTAACATTTAAGAAAAATGGACAAAATGGTGTGAATCC encodes:
- a CDS encoding DUF1357 domain-containing protein; this translates as MPEKEEKEDLQAQDKEEQQNKADTKVISAQEFEEYMRFKEQANSKSKETSRDLSINERITKELTEVEERERIEKQLLLEAERINEIDTLAKTHLSNHFNKEVLLAKGHTLKDIMQAQRRELVRKFVPIEQIKAIAKVSDISHIDGEILEQLVSLAKVNIKLRKNASSNSSSVDSIKGNIAIKSEERASLLNSNFVPINFTEFVQAISNTYKQRRIQFYENLKRHKRTSIA
- a CDS encoding DUF228 domain-containing protein codes for the protein MSDGITKIKEEFDKKVAEIKALMKNPQQDAGLLSNSIDFRDKNLIYSNSDGVFTSSKDKIENYPAKGYPYKRGVKLSFSADGTTELEVEAGGGDDLYGICTDIDEFTGMATVVPITNNFTGYLTFKKNGQNGVNPGDKLHFNAQGELEKNGGNDKSVNAIALSKVHKLTEELSIVLASVFGNRALKGN